From a single Rhinolophus ferrumequinum isolate MPI-CBG mRhiFer1 chromosome 15, mRhiFer1_v1.p, whole genome shotgun sequence genomic region:
- the PPP1R12C gene encoding protein phosphatase 1 regulatory subunit 12C isoform X2: MSGEDGPGAGPGAAATAARERRREQLRQWGARAGAEPGPGERRSRTVRFERAAEFLAACAGGDLDEARLMLRAADPDPGAEQDPAAPPPARAVLDSTNADGISALHQACIDENLEVVQFLVEQGATVNQADNEGWTPLHVAASCGYLDIARYLLSHGANIAAVNSDGDLPLDLAESDAMEGLLKAEIAHRGVDVEAAKRAEEELLLHDTRCWLNGGAMPEARHPRTGASALHVAAAKGYIEVMRLLLQAGYDPELRDGDGWTPLHAAAHWGVEDACRLLAEHGGGMDSLTHAGQRPCDLADEDVLSLLEELARKQEDLRNQKAASQSRGQEPQVPSSSKHRRSSVCRLSSREKISLQDLSKERRPGGTGGPLIQDDDDGEEGLTEQPPAESRTLNGVSSPPPPSPKGPTNPKDAPFSRRFGLQKTGSSGALGPTDRWGSEGTPGAGLQRSASSSRLEGTSTQAKEPRLARITPTPFRKVLEPSALCESSRPPALENSTPPYRIPEPDSPGKPAVPAASAVPTVDSRDRRRSYQMPVRDEESESQRKARSRLMRQSRRSTQGVTLTDLKEAEKAAGKAPEPEKSCPQSLDPSWRPRVPGVENSDGPAQREAPDGQGQGPQAARENRRVGKERRGPAEGEEAEPTDISPESSIPESGPSSRRQRDLNPEPQPESEEPDGGFRKLYAELRSENERLREALTETTLQLAQLKVELERATQRQERFAERPALLELERFERRALERKAAELEEELKALSDLRADNQRLKDENAALIRVISKLSK; the protein is encoded by the exons ATGTCAGGCGAGGACGGCCCGGGGGCGGGCCCTGGGGCGGCGGCGACGGCAGCCCGCGAGCGGCGGCGGGAGCAGCTGCGGCAGTGGGGGGCGCGGGCGGGCGCCGAGCCGGGCCCCGGGGAGCGGCGCTCCCGCACCGTACGTTTCGAGCGCGCCGCCGAGTTCCTGGCGGCCTGTGCGGGCGGCGACTTGGACGAGGCGCGCCTGATGCTGCGCGCGGCCGACCCCGACCCCGGCGCCGAGCAGGACCCAGCTGCCCCACCGCCCGCCCGCGCCGTGCTCGACTCCACCAACGCCGATGGCATCAGCGCCCTGCACCAG gcctgtaTCGATGAGAACCTGGAGGTGGTGCAGTTCCTGGTGGAGCAGGGCGCCACCGTGAACCAGGCGGACAACGAGGGTTGGACGCCCCTGCATGTGGCTGCCTCCTGTGGTTACCTGGACATCGCCAG gtACCTCCTGAGCCATGGGGCCAACATTGCTGCCGTGAACAGTGATGGGGACCTGCCCCTGGACCTGGCCGAGTCCGATGCCATGGAGGGGCTCCTGAAGGCGGAGATCGCCCACCGAG GTgtagatgtggaggcagccaaACGGGCCGAGGAGGAATTGCTGCTTCACGACACAAGGTGCTGGCTGAATGGGGGTGCCATGCCTGAGGCCCGGCATCCCCGCACGGGGGCCTCGGCCCTGCATGTGGCTGCTGCTAAGGGCTACATCGAAGTGATGAG GCTGCTCCTCCAGGCTGGCTATGACCCTGAGCTCCGGGATGGGGATGGCTGGACCCCCCTGCACGCGGCTGCCCATTGGGGTGTGGAGGACGCCTGCCGTCTGCTGGCCGAGCATGGTGGGGGCATGGACTCACTGACCCATGCG GGGCAGCGTCCCTGTGACCTTGCTGATGAAGACGTGCTGAGCCTGTTGGAGGAGCTGGCAAGGAAGCAGGAGGAC CTGCGGAACCAGAAGGCAGCCTCCCAGAGCAGGGGCCAGGAGCCCCAGGTGCCCTCCAGCAGCAAACACCGAAG GAGCTCCGTGTGTCGTCTGAGCAGCCGAGAGAAGATCTCCCTCCAGGACCTGTCCAAGGAGCGCCGGCCTGGGGGGACAGGGGGACCCCTCATCCAGGATGACGATGATGGAGAGGAAGGCCTCACAG AGCAACCCCCTGCAGAATCTAGAACCCTCAATGGAGtgtcctccccaccaccccctaGCCCTAAGGGCCCCACG aaCCCCAAGGATGCCCCCTTCTCCAGGCGCTTTGGCCTCCAGAAGACGGGCAGTTCTGGTGCCCTGGGCCCCACGGATAGGTGGGGATCTGAGGGCacccctggggctgggctgcagcGCTCAGCTTCCTCCTCACGGCTGGAGGGAACCTCCACTCAG GCCAAGGAGCCCCGTCTTGCCAGAattacccccacccccttccgGAAGGTACTGGAGCCCTCTGCCCT gtGTGAGAGCTCTAGGCCTCCTGCCTTGGAGAACTCCACTCCTCCCTACAGGATTCCGGAGCCTGACTCCCCAGGAAAGCCAGCTGTCCCAGCAGCTTCTGCAGTACCCACAGTGGACTCCCGGGACCGCCGGAG GTCCTACCAGATGCCTGTGCGGGATGAAGAATCTGAATCCCAGCGAAAAGCTCGCTCCCGTCTCATGCGCCAGTCTCGGAGGTCCAcacag GGTGTGACTCTGACAGAcctgaaagaagcagaaaaggccGCAGGGAAGGCTCCAGAGCCAGAGAAGTCATGCCCACAGAGCTTG GACCCTTCCTGGCGGCCCCGAGTTCCTGGGGTGGAGAACTCCGATGGCCCTGCCCAGAGAG aggCCCCCGATGGGCAGGGGCAGGGACCACAGGCCGCCAGGGAGAACCGCAGAGTTGGCAAGGAACGGAGGGGGCCTGCTGAG GGTGAGGAGGCGGAACCCACGGACATCAGCCCAGAATCCAG CATACCTGAGAGCGGCCCCTCGTCACGCAGGCAGCGGGACCTCAACCCAGAACCCCAGCCAGAATCGGAAGAGCCCGACGGAGGCTTCAGGAAG CTCTACGCAGAGCTGCGCAGTGAGAATGAGAGACTTCGCGAGGCCCTGACCGAGACCACGCTGCAGCTGGCGCAGCTCAAAGTGGAGCTGGAGCGCGCCACGCAG AGGCAGGAGCGTTTTGCAGAGAGGCCTGCCCTTCTGGAGCTGGAGAGATTT GAGCGCAGGGCCCTGGAGCGAAAGGCAGCCGAGTTGGAGGAGGAGCTGAAG GCTCTGTCTGACCTCCGGGCTGACAACCAGCGGCTCAAGGATGAGAACGCGGCCCTGATCCGCGTCATCAGCAAACTGTCCAAGTGA
- the PPP1R12C gene encoding protein phosphatase 1 regulatory subunit 12C isoform X1: MSGEDGPGAGPGAAATAARERRREQLRQWGARAGAEPGPGERRSRTVRFERAAEFLAACAGGDLDEARLMLRAADPDPGAEQDPAAPPPARAVLDSTNADGISALHQACIDENLEVVQFLVEQGATVNQADNEGWTPLHVAASCGYLDIARYLLSHGANIAAVNSDGDLPLDLAESDAMEGLLKAEIAHRGVDVEAAKRAEEELLLHDTRCWLNGGAMPEARHPRTGASALHVAAAKGYIEVMRLLLQAGYDPELRDGDGWTPLHAAAHWGVEDACRLLAEHGGGMDSLTHAGQRPCDLADEDVLSLLEELARKQEDLRNQKAASQSRGQEPQVPSSSKHRRSSVCRLSSREKISLQDLSKERRPGGTGGPLIQDDDDGEEGLTEQPPAESRTLNGVSSPPPPSPKGPTNPKDAPFSRRFGLQKTGSSGALGPTDRWGSEGTPGAGLQRSASSSRLEGTSTQAKEPRLARITPTPFRKVLEPSALCESSRPPALENSTPPYRIPEPDSPGKPAVPAASAVPTVDSRDRRRSYQMPVRDEESESQRKARSRLMRQSRRSTQGVTLTDLKEAEKAAGKAPEPEKSCPQSLDPSWRPRVPGVENSDGPAQRAEAPDGQGQGPQAARENRRVGKERRGPAEGEEAEPTDISPESSIPESGPSSRRQRDLNPEPQPESEEPDGGFRKLYAELRSENERLREALTETTLQLAQLKVELERATQRQERFAERPALLELERFERRALERKAAELEEELKALSDLRADNQRLKDENAALIRVISKLSK; the protein is encoded by the exons ATGTCAGGCGAGGACGGCCCGGGGGCGGGCCCTGGGGCGGCGGCGACGGCAGCCCGCGAGCGGCGGCGGGAGCAGCTGCGGCAGTGGGGGGCGCGGGCGGGCGCCGAGCCGGGCCCCGGGGAGCGGCGCTCCCGCACCGTACGTTTCGAGCGCGCCGCCGAGTTCCTGGCGGCCTGTGCGGGCGGCGACTTGGACGAGGCGCGCCTGATGCTGCGCGCGGCCGACCCCGACCCCGGCGCCGAGCAGGACCCAGCTGCCCCACCGCCCGCCCGCGCCGTGCTCGACTCCACCAACGCCGATGGCATCAGCGCCCTGCACCAG gcctgtaTCGATGAGAACCTGGAGGTGGTGCAGTTCCTGGTGGAGCAGGGCGCCACCGTGAACCAGGCGGACAACGAGGGTTGGACGCCCCTGCATGTGGCTGCCTCCTGTGGTTACCTGGACATCGCCAG gtACCTCCTGAGCCATGGGGCCAACATTGCTGCCGTGAACAGTGATGGGGACCTGCCCCTGGACCTGGCCGAGTCCGATGCCATGGAGGGGCTCCTGAAGGCGGAGATCGCCCACCGAG GTgtagatgtggaggcagccaaACGGGCCGAGGAGGAATTGCTGCTTCACGACACAAGGTGCTGGCTGAATGGGGGTGCCATGCCTGAGGCCCGGCATCCCCGCACGGGGGCCTCGGCCCTGCATGTGGCTGCTGCTAAGGGCTACATCGAAGTGATGAG GCTGCTCCTCCAGGCTGGCTATGACCCTGAGCTCCGGGATGGGGATGGCTGGACCCCCCTGCACGCGGCTGCCCATTGGGGTGTGGAGGACGCCTGCCGTCTGCTGGCCGAGCATGGTGGGGGCATGGACTCACTGACCCATGCG GGGCAGCGTCCCTGTGACCTTGCTGATGAAGACGTGCTGAGCCTGTTGGAGGAGCTGGCAAGGAAGCAGGAGGAC CTGCGGAACCAGAAGGCAGCCTCCCAGAGCAGGGGCCAGGAGCCCCAGGTGCCCTCCAGCAGCAAACACCGAAG GAGCTCCGTGTGTCGTCTGAGCAGCCGAGAGAAGATCTCCCTCCAGGACCTGTCCAAGGAGCGCCGGCCTGGGGGGACAGGGGGACCCCTCATCCAGGATGACGATGATGGAGAGGAAGGCCTCACAG AGCAACCCCCTGCAGAATCTAGAACCCTCAATGGAGtgtcctccccaccaccccctaGCCCTAAGGGCCCCACG aaCCCCAAGGATGCCCCCTTCTCCAGGCGCTTTGGCCTCCAGAAGACGGGCAGTTCTGGTGCCCTGGGCCCCACGGATAGGTGGGGATCTGAGGGCacccctggggctgggctgcagcGCTCAGCTTCCTCCTCACGGCTGGAGGGAACCTCCACTCAG GCCAAGGAGCCCCGTCTTGCCAGAattacccccacccccttccgGAAGGTACTGGAGCCCTCTGCCCT gtGTGAGAGCTCTAGGCCTCCTGCCTTGGAGAACTCCACTCCTCCCTACAGGATTCCGGAGCCTGACTCCCCAGGAAAGCCAGCTGTCCCAGCAGCTTCTGCAGTACCCACAGTGGACTCCCGGGACCGCCGGAG GTCCTACCAGATGCCTGTGCGGGATGAAGAATCTGAATCCCAGCGAAAAGCTCGCTCCCGTCTCATGCGCCAGTCTCGGAGGTCCAcacag GGTGTGACTCTGACAGAcctgaaagaagcagaaaaggccGCAGGGAAGGCTCCAGAGCCAGAGAAGTCATGCCCACAGAGCTTG GACCCTTCCTGGCGGCCCCGAGTTCCTGGGGTGGAGAACTCCGATGGCCCTGCCCAGAGAG cagaggCCCCCGATGGGCAGGGGCAGGGACCACAGGCCGCCAGGGAGAACCGCAGAGTTGGCAAGGAACGGAGGGGGCCTGCTGAG GGTGAGGAGGCGGAACCCACGGACATCAGCCCAGAATCCAG CATACCTGAGAGCGGCCCCTCGTCACGCAGGCAGCGGGACCTCAACCCAGAACCCCAGCCAGAATCGGAAGAGCCCGACGGAGGCTTCAGGAAG CTCTACGCAGAGCTGCGCAGTGAGAATGAGAGACTTCGCGAGGCCCTGACCGAGACCACGCTGCAGCTGGCGCAGCTCAAAGTGGAGCTGGAGCGCGCCACGCAG AGGCAGGAGCGTTTTGCAGAGAGGCCTGCCCTTCTGGAGCTGGAGAGATTT GAGCGCAGGGCCCTGGAGCGAAAGGCAGCCGAGTTGGAGGAGGAGCTGAAG GCTCTGTCTGACCTCCGGGCTGACAACCAGCGGCTCAAGGATGAGAACGCGGCCCTGATCCGCGTCATCAGCAAACTGTCCAAGTGA
- the PPP1R12C gene encoding protein phosphatase 1 regulatory subunit 12C isoform X3 has protein sequence MSGEDGPGAGPGAAATAARERRREQLRQWGARAGAEPGPGERRSRTVRFERAAEFLAACAGGDLDEARLMLRAADPDPGAEQDPAAPPPARAVLDSTNADGISALHQACIDENLEVVQFLVEQGATVNQADNEGWTPLHVAASCGYLDIARYLLSHGANIAAVNSDGDLPLDLAESDAMEGLLKAEIAHRGVDVEAAKRAEEELLLHDTRCWLNGGAMPEARHPRTGASALHVAAAKGYIEVMRLLLQAGYDPELRDGDGWTPLHAAAHWGVEDACRLLAEHGGGMDSLTHAGQRPCDLADEDVLSLLEELARKQEDLRNQKAASQSRGQEPQVPSSSKHRRSSVCRLSSREKISLQDLSKERRPGGTGGPLIQDDDDGEEGLTEQPPAESRTLNGVSSPPPPSPKGPTNPKDAPFSRRFGLQKTGSSGALGPTDRWGSEGTPGAGLQRSASSSRLEGTSTQAKEPRLARITPTPFRKVLEPSALIPEPDSPGKPAVPAASAVPTVDSRDRRRSYQMPVRDEESESQRKARSRLMRQSRRSTQGVTLTDLKEAEKAAGKAPEPEKSCPQSLDPSWRPRVPGVENSDGPAQRAEAPDGQGQGPQAARENRRVGKERRGPAEGEEAEPTDISPESSIPESGPSSRRQRDLNPEPQPESEEPDGGFRKLYAELRSENERLREALTETTLQLAQLKVELERATQRQERFAERPALLELERFERRALERKAAELEEELKALSDLRADNQRLKDENAALIRVISKLSK, from the exons ATGTCAGGCGAGGACGGCCCGGGGGCGGGCCCTGGGGCGGCGGCGACGGCAGCCCGCGAGCGGCGGCGGGAGCAGCTGCGGCAGTGGGGGGCGCGGGCGGGCGCCGAGCCGGGCCCCGGGGAGCGGCGCTCCCGCACCGTACGTTTCGAGCGCGCCGCCGAGTTCCTGGCGGCCTGTGCGGGCGGCGACTTGGACGAGGCGCGCCTGATGCTGCGCGCGGCCGACCCCGACCCCGGCGCCGAGCAGGACCCAGCTGCCCCACCGCCCGCCCGCGCCGTGCTCGACTCCACCAACGCCGATGGCATCAGCGCCCTGCACCAG gcctgtaTCGATGAGAACCTGGAGGTGGTGCAGTTCCTGGTGGAGCAGGGCGCCACCGTGAACCAGGCGGACAACGAGGGTTGGACGCCCCTGCATGTGGCTGCCTCCTGTGGTTACCTGGACATCGCCAG gtACCTCCTGAGCCATGGGGCCAACATTGCTGCCGTGAACAGTGATGGGGACCTGCCCCTGGACCTGGCCGAGTCCGATGCCATGGAGGGGCTCCTGAAGGCGGAGATCGCCCACCGAG GTgtagatgtggaggcagccaaACGGGCCGAGGAGGAATTGCTGCTTCACGACACAAGGTGCTGGCTGAATGGGGGTGCCATGCCTGAGGCCCGGCATCCCCGCACGGGGGCCTCGGCCCTGCATGTGGCTGCTGCTAAGGGCTACATCGAAGTGATGAG GCTGCTCCTCCAGGCTGGCTATGACCCTGAGCTCCGGGATGGGGATGGCTGGACCCCCCTGCACGCGGCTGCCCATTGGGGTGTGGAGGACGCCTGCCGTCTGCTGGCCGAGCATGGTGGGGGCATGGACTCACTGACCCATGCG GGGCAGCGTCCCTGTGACCTTGCTGATGAAGACGTGCTGAGCCTGTTGGAGGAGCTGGCAAGGAAGCAGGAGGAC CTGCGGAACCAGAAGGCAGCCTCCCAGAGCAGGGGCCAGGAGCCCCAGGTGCCCTCCAGCAGCAAACACCGAAG GAGCTCCGTGTGTCGTCTGAGCAGCCGAGAGAAGATCTCCCTCCAGGACCTGTCCAAGGAGCGCCGGCCTGGGGGGACAGGGGGACCCCTCATCCAGGATGACGATGATGGAGAGGAAGGCCTCACAG AGCAACCCCCTGCAGAATCTAGAACCCTCAATGGAGtgtcctccccaccaccccctaGCCCTAAGGGCCCCACG aaCCCCAAGGATGCCCCCTTCTCCAGGCGCTTTGGCCTCCAGAAGACGGGCAGTTCTGGTGCCCTGGGCCCCACGGATAGGTGGGGATCTGAGGGCacccctggggctgggctgcagcGCTCAGCTTCCTCCTCACGGCTGGAGGGAACCTCCACTCAG GCCAAGGAGCCCCGTCTTGCCAGAattacccccacccccttccgGAAGGTACTGGAGCCCTCTGCCCT GATTCCGGAGCCTGACTCCCCAGGAAAGCCAGCTGTCCCAGCAGCTTCTGCAGTACCCACAGTGGACTCCCGGGACCGCCGGAG GTCCTACCAGATGCCTGTGCGGGATGAAGAATCTGAATCCCAGCGAAAAGCTCGCTCCCGTCTCATGCGCCAGTCTCGGAGGTCCAcacag GGTGTGACTCTGACAGAcctgaaagaagcagaaaaggccGCAGGGAAGGCTCCAGAGCCAGAGAAGTCATGCCCACAGAGCTTG GACCCTTCCTGGCGGCCCCGAGTTCCTGGGGTGGAGAACTCCGATGGCCCTGCCCAGAGAG cagaggCCCCCGATGGGCAGGGGCAGGGACCACAGGCCGCCAGGGAGAACCGCAGAGTTGGCAAGGAACGGAGGGGGCCTGCTGAG GGTGAGGAGGCGGAACCCACGGACATCAGCCCAGAATCCAG CATACCTGAGAGCGGCCCCTCGTCACGCAGGCAGCGGGACCTCAACCCAGAACCCCAGCCAGAATCGGAAGAGCCCGACGGAGGCTTCAGGAAG CTCTACGCAGAGCTGCGCAGTGAGAATGAGAGACTTCGCGAGGCCCTGACCGAGACCACGCTGCAGCTGGCGCAGCTCAAAGTGGAGCTGGAGCGCGCCACGCAG AGGCAGGAGCGTTTTGCAGAGAGGCCTGCCCTTCTGGAGCTGGAGAGATTT GAGCGCAGGGCCCTGGAGCGAAAGGCAGCCGAGTTGGAGGAGGAGCTGAAG GCTCTGTCTGACCTCCGGGCTGACAACCAGCGGCTCAAGGATGAGAACGCGGCCCTGATCCGCGTCATCAGCAAACTGTCCAAGTGA
- the TNNT1 gene encoding troponin T, slow skeletal muscle isoform X4: MSDAEEQEYEEEQPEEEERPKPSRPVPPLIPPKIPEGERVDFDDIHRKRMEKDLLELQTLIDVHFEQRKKEEEELIALKDRIERRRAERAEQQRFRTEKERERQAKLAEEKMRKEEEEAKKRAEDDAKKKKVLSNMGAHFGGYLVKAEQKRGKRQTGREMKLRILSERKKPLNIDHLGEDQLRDKAQELSDWIHQLESEKFDLMAKLKQQKYEINVLYNRISHAQKFRKGAGKGRVGGRWK, translated from the exons ATGTCGGACGCTGAGGAACAGGAATATGAGGA GGAGCAGCCGGAAG AAGAGGAGCGCCCCAAACCAAG CCGTCCTGTACCTCCATTGATCCCCCCAAAGATCCCGGAAGGGGAACGTGTGGACTTCGAT GACATCCACCGGAAGCGCATGGAAAAAGATCTGCTGGAGCTGCAGACGCTCATTGACGTGCACTTTGAGCAGcgcaagaaagaggaagaggagctcATTGCGCTGAAAGACCGCATT GAGCGGCGCAGGGCGGAGAGAGCTGAACAACAGCGCTTCAGAACCGAGAAGGAGCGGGAGCGACAGGCCAAGCTGGCG GAGGAGAAGATgcggaaggaagaggaagaggccaAGAAGCGGGCTGAGGATGATGCCAAAAAGAAGAAGGTTCTCTCCAACATGGGGGCCCATTTTGGGGGTTACCTGGTCAAG GCAGAACAAAAGCGGGGTAAGCGCCAGACGGGCCGGGAGATGAAGCTGCGTATCTTGTCTGAACGTAAAAAGCCTCTGAACATTGACCACCTGGGAGAGGACCAGCTCCG GGACAAGGCCCAGGAACTGTCGGACTGGATCCACCAGCTGGAGTCTGAGAAGTTTGACCTGATGGCGAAGCTGAAGCAGCAGAAATATGAG ATTAATGTGCTGTACAACCGTATCAGCCACGCCCAGAAGTT ccggaagggggcagggaagggtCGCGTTGGAGGCCGCTGGAAGTGA
- the TNNT1 gene encoding troponin T, slow skeletal muscle isoform X2, translated as MSDAEEQEYEEEQPEAPEEPEPVAEREEERPKPSRPVPPLIPPKIPEGERVDFDDIHRKRMEKDLLELQTLIDVHFEQRKKEEEELIALKDRIERRRAERAEQQRFRTEKERERQAKLAEEKMRKEEEEAKKRAEDDAKKKKVLSNMGAHFGGYLVKAEQKRGKRQTGREMKLRILSERKKPLNIDHLGEDQLRDKAQELSDWIHQLESEKFDLMAKLKQQKYEINVLYNRISHAQKFRKGAGKGRVGGRWK; from the exons ATGTCGGACGCTGAGGAACAGGAATATGAGGA GGAGCAGCCGGAAG cccccgaGGAGCCGGAGCCGGTGGCAGAGCGAG AAGAGGAGCGCCCCAAACCAAG CCGTCCTGTACCTCCATTGATCCCCCCAAAGATCCCGGAAGGGGAACGTGTGGACTTCGAT GACATCCACCGGAAGCGCATGGAAAAAGATCTGCTGGAGCTGCAGACGCTCATTGACGTGCACTTTGAGCAGcgcaagaaagaggaagaggagctcATTGCGCTGAAAGACCGCATT GAGCGGCGCAGGGCGGAGAGAGCTGAACAACAGCGCTTCAGAACCGAGAAGGAGCGGGAGCGACAGGCCAAGCTGGCG GAGGAGAAGATgcggaaggaagaggaagaggccaAGAAGCGGGCTGAGGATGATGCCAAAAAGAAGAAGGTTCTCTCCAACATGGGGGCCCATTTTGGGGGTTACCTGGTCAAG GCAGAACAAAAGCGGGGTAAGCGCCAGACGGGCCGGGAGATGAAGCTGCGTATCTTGTCTGAACGTAAAAAGCCTCTGAACATTGACCACCTGGGAGAGGACCAGCTCCG GGACAAGGCCCAGGAACTGTCGGACTGGATCCACCAGCTGGAGTCTGAGAAGTTTGACCTGATGGCGAAGCTGAAGCAGCAGAAATATGAG ATTAATGTGCTGTACAACCGTATCAGCCACGCCCAGAAGTT ccggaagggggcagggaagggtCGCGTTGGAGGCCGCTGGAAGTGA
- the TNNT1 gene encoding troponin T, slow skeletal muscle isoform X1 — MSDAEEQEYEEEQPEEEEAAEEEEEAPEEPEPVAEREEERPKPSRPVPPLIPPKIPEGERVDFDDIHRKRMEKDLLELQTLIDVHFEQRKKEEEELIALKDRIERRRAERAEQQRFRTEKERERQAKLAEEKMRKEEEEAKKRAEDDAKKKKVLSNMGAHFGGYLVKAEQKRGKRQTGREMKLRILSERKKPLNIDHLGEDQLRDKAQELSDWIHQLESEKFDLMAKLKQQKYEINVLYNRISHAQKFRKGAGKGRVGGRWK, encoded by the exons ATGTCGGACGCTGAGGAACAGGAATATGAGGA GGAGCAGCCGGAAG AAGAGGAGGctgctgaggaggaggaggaag cccccgaGGAGCCGGAGCCGGTGGCAGAGCGAG AAGAGGAGCGCCCCAAACCAAG CCGTCCTGTACCTCCATTGATCCCCCCAAAGATCCCGGAAGGGGAACGTGTGGACTTCGAT GACATCCACCGGAAGCGCATGGAAAAAGATCTGCTGGAGCTGCAGACGCTCATTGACGTGCACTTTGAGCAGcgcaagaaagaggaagaggagctcATTGCGCTGAAAGACCGCATT GAGCGGCGCAGGGCGGAGAGAGCTGAACAACAGCGCTTCAGAACCGAGAAGGAGCGGGAGCGACAGGCCAAGCTGGCG GAGGAGAAGATgcggaaggaagaggaagaggccaAGAAGCGGGCTGAGGATGATGCCAAAAAGAAGAAGGTTCTCTCCAACATGGGGGCCCATTTTGGGGGTTACCTGGTCAAG GCAGAACAAAAGCGGGGTAAGCGCCAGACGGGCCGGGAGATGAAGCTGCGTATCTTGTCTGAACGTAAAAAGCCTCTGAACATTGACCACCTGGGAGAGGACCAGCTCCG GGACAAGGCCCAGGAACTGTCGGACTGGATCCACCAGCTGGAGTCTGAGAAGTTTGACCTGATGGCGAAGCTGAAGCAGCAGAAATATGAG ATTAATGTGCTGTACAACCGTATCAGCCACGCCCAGAAGTT ccggaagggggcagggaagggtCGCGTTGGAGGCCGCTGGAAGTGA
- the TNNT1 gene encoding troponin T, slow skeletal muscle isoform X3, whose protein sequence is MSDAEEQEYEEEQPEEEEAAEEEEEEEERPKPSRPVPPLIPPKIPEGERVDFDDIHRKRMEKDLLELQTLIDVHFEQRKKEEEELIALKDRIERRRAERAEQQRFRTEKERERQAKLAEEKMRKEEEEAKKRAEDDAKKKKVLSNMGAHFGGYLVKAEQKRGKRQTGREMKLRILSERKKPLNIDHLGEDQLRDKAQELSDWIHQLESEKFDLMAKLKQQKYEINVLYNRISHAQKFRKGAGKGRVGGRWK, encoded by the exons ATGTCGGACGCTGAGGAACAGGAATATGAGGA GGAGCAGCCGGAAG AAGAGGAGGctgctgaggaggaggaggaag AAGAGGAGCGCCCCAAACCAAG CCGTCCTGTACCTCCATTGATCCCCCCAAAGATCCCGGAAGGGGAACGTGTGGACTTCGAT GACATCCACCGGAAGCGCATGGAAAAAGATCTGCTGGAGCTGCAGACGCTCATTGACGTGCACTTTGAGCAGcgcaagaaagaggaagaggagctcATTGCGCTGAAAGACCGCATT GAGCGGCGCAGGGCGGAGAGAGCTGAACAACAGCGCTTCAGAACCGAGAAGGAGCGGGAGCGACAGGCCAAGCTGGCG GAGGAGAAGATgcggaaggaagaggaagaggccaAGAAGCGGGCTGAGGATGATGCCAAAAAGAAGAAGGTTCTCTCCAACATGGGGGCCCATTTTGGGGGTTACCTGGTCAAG GCAGAACAAAAGCGGGGTAAGCGCCAGACGGGCCGGGAGATGAAGCTGCGTATCTTGTCTGAACGTAAAAAGCCTCTGAACATTGACCACCTGGGAGAGGACCAGCTCCG GGACAAGGCCCAGGAACTGTCGGACTGGATCCACCAGCTGGAGTCTGAGAAGTTTGACCTGATGGCGAAGCTGAAGCAGCAGAAATATGAG ATTAATGTGCTGTACAACCGTATCAGCCACGCCCAGAAGTT ccggaagggggcagggaagggtCGCGTTGGAGGCCGCTGGAAGTGA